A single region of the Gemmatimonadaceae bacterium genome encodes:
- a CDS encoding sulfatase encodes MTFSIRNANITAIAIWIGAIFGIVEGGVLAVTRQFPTIGAPYKTSVHVLWVAPFLNVLLFLALAGVLRAILFAFRRVKRRSLPADDPGSRSGHLESDVLIAVAVFTFLGVFGVISAPRVLHPASAAILAAGGGIAAFRASRGHYALATKLRKFVMAIPVLLGSLILGTAGALRAGEVFRGERPPAQGILNVLLVVLDTVRRDHFWWAGGTSFTPNIDAFTSRGVRFDDAWSVSSWSLPAQASILTGVYPHEHGADWPSLALSDRALTLGEYFSRRGYDTGAFSSNSSWITPEYLGRGFDRFDVYTLEDHVRRTAYGRLLSAASRFIGLHYAGRGRPASDVSADLLDFVGERRDRPFFAYVCYMDVNRAFHHRQLNHPFWEKRASVEEVVSAYAKGLRTLDADFGDLIATLERRGLLENTIVVITSDHGESFGARHAADRDPAGHGTSLFPEQTRVPLFVVLPSAIRNHRVVARTVSVRAIPATVSFLAGDSTPQFDGPPLITNDGDITSAGGDTAALATLHYDNRNSIAFATGGWEYLRDGRGGRMAEHLIRVPLRPDDTHLSPQPSISTMRAGIAELLAANVTATQAGSR; translated from the coding sequence ATGACGTTCTCGATCCGCAACGCCAACATCACTGCGATCGCAATCTGGATCGGAGCAATTTTCGGCATCGTCGAAGGTGGTGTGCTCGCAGTGACCCGTCAGTTTCCCACAATCGGAGCCCCCTACAAGACTTCAGTGCACGTGCTCTGGGTCGCTCCGTTTCTGAATGTCCTCCTTTTCCTCGCGTTGGCCGGTGTGCTCAGGGCAATCCTTTTCGCATTTCGTCGAGTGAAGCGTCGATCCCTGCCAGCCGACGATCCGGGCTCACGCTCCGGTCATCTCGAATCTGACGTCCTCATCGCCGTTGCGGTCTTCACGTTCCTTGGAGTCTTCGGCGTGATTTCGGCACCGAGAGTGCTCCATCCGGCGAGTGCCGCGATCCTCGCCGCTGGCGGCGGGATCGCGGCATTCCGCGCTAGTCGCGGTCATTACGCGCTGGCGACGAAGCTTCGAAAGTTTGTGATGGCGATTCCGGTGCTCCTCGGCTCACTCATTCTCGGAACGGCGGGCGCTCTGCGGGCCGGCGAGGTTTTTCGTGGAGAGAGACCGCCGGCTCAAGGCATTCTCAACGTGCTGCTTGTCGTTCTGGACACGGTCCGCCGGGATCATTTCTGGTGGGCGGGAGGCACCTCATTCACGCCGAACATCGACGCATTCACGTCGCGTGGCGTTCGCTTCGACGACGCGTGGTCCGTCTCATCCTGGTCACTGCCGGCTCAGGCATCCATCCTCACCGGAGTTTACCCGCATGAGCACGGTGCGGATTGGCCTTCACTCGCCCTAAGCGATCGCGCGTTGACCCTCGGCGAGTACTTCTCGCGGCGGGGGTATGACACTGGAGCGTTCTCGAGCAACTCTTCCTGGATCACTCCCGAGTACCTCGGCCGTGGATTCGACCGCTTTGACGTCTATACTCTCGAAGATCATGTCAGGAGGACGGCGTACGGGCGTCTGCTCAGCGCGGCATCGCGCTTCATCGGCCTCCACTATGCCGGACGCGGAAGGCCCGCGTCCGACGTGAGCGCGGACCTGCTCGACTTTGTCGGCGAACGGCGCGACAGGCCGTTCTTCGCGTATGTCTGCTACATGGACGTCAATCGCGCTTTCCACCATCGGCAGCTGAATCATCCCTTCTGGGAGAAAAGGGCGTCGGTTGAAGAGGTGGTCAGCGCATACGCGAAAGGGCTTCGAACGCTGGACGCGGACTTCGGGGACCTGATCGCAACCCTTGAACGCCGTGGCCTGCTGGAGAACACGATTGTGGTGATCACGTCGGATCACGGAGAGTCGTTCGGAGCCCGACACGCAGCAGATCGTGATCCTGCCGGACACGGAACGAGCCTTTTTCCCGAGCAGACGCGCGTGCCTTTGTTCGTCGTGTTGCCCTCGGCCATCAGGAACCACCGAGTAGTCGCACGCACGGTGTCAGTGCGCGCCATTCCGGCCACTGTCTCCTTCCTCGCCGGTGATTCAACGCCGCAATTCGATGGCCCGCCGCTCATCACAAACGACGGGGACATTACCAGCGCGGGAGGCGATACCGCGGCACTCGCGACCTTACACTACGACAATCGAAACTCCATCGCGTTCGCGACGGGAGGATGGGAATACCTTCGTGACGGCCGCGGTGGTCGCATGGCCGAGCATTTGATCCGGGTACCGTTGCGCCCCGACGACACGCATCTGTCACCGCAGCCATCGATTTCGACTATGAGGGCAGGCATCGCCGAGCTTCTGGCAGCGAACGTCACTGCAACCCAGGCCGGATCGCGATGA